AGTAAATGGCAGTCAATTTTTATAACTTTAATTTGAAGAGCGTGCGATTACTGATTTTCATCATATCATGATTAATAGCATGGTCTACCATCATGCTGTGGACTTGGATCACATCTGCTTTCCTATAGATGTGAGAACTTTATCTGTTCTTGTTTCACAGGTTCAAGAGCTGTCTGAACTAGGCGGAAAAGATGTCAATGCCGCAGTCCGTGCTATTCTAAACTACCTCATGACAGATGAAGTGGCAGAAAAGTACAACTGGGAGGGCCGTGGTCAAAAAAGCAGTTTTTCCAAGCTGAATCTTCTAGGTCTCATACATTGTAAGTATATTATGTAAAATGCATAAAGCAGTaatgaaacaagaaacaaaatcaCAAAGGTTTCTTCCAGGCGTGGCGTCTCCACCAGGAGTAGCCAAAGCTCGGAAAAACAAAAAGTGTGATACAAGCAAGTCCCACCTCGCTTCacgcttcattttttttcttttctcggcAACGAATGCACATAGAGGCCTGAAACAAATGGCTTCGTTACCTGGAGATATTGGCCAACAGTGTATAATTTTTCAAGTAAAATCAGAGGCCACATCTGGACCAGCCTGCCTGGTCCTACGTGGAATCACCTAGCATATAAATCAGTGATGCATTTAAAAAATCTGCATAGGTTAACACAATGGAATGAGTcagagtcctgcagctggcaaccttttcagtgactttcctCACCCTTCATCCACATGTACTAAGTTCTTAGTGTGGGGTGGTGGAGTATGAGCCTGTACTGTGCCAACCTTGAAGATTAGAGGTCTCAAACATATGGACttgtaatcttgaatttcatgcccTGCAGTGATTTATCCTCCCATTGTTGcaattctggataaactactgccCCCATGCCGTCATACTACTGAAGATAGACTGATACAGGTTGATGAGCTAACTATAAAACTGAATTGACTTGTTAGTGTTCTTGCAGAGTTGCatatttctgcttttttttccttaagCTTGACAGACTATAGGAACATAGCAGTTTCTTGTGCTCATGTGTATGAGCAGGGTCAACATCTATAGAACTAGAATATGAACCATGTTCACCAGCTTGTCttcccttttttacaccctCTAGAATAGTGTGTTTTTGCTATAGGCTTAATTGAACCTTTCCTTTAAAAAATTGACATCACTACCTCTGTTCATTGTATGTTCAGCAGTGATTCATAACCTCTGTTGGTCACGTAATCATCATGTTGCTGCTGTAAACACATAGACATCTGACAAGCAGCAGATGTTGCAGTGTTGATTGAAAGCAGCTGTCACGTCAATCATGTTTGATATGCAGTTCTCACCTCCTCGTGAAAACCAGGTTTATGTAGCGTTTTTCTATTAACTACTTGCTCTGGATAATACAGTGAGGATAGACACCCCACGTAATTCATCTGACCAGACTAAAGAATGCAACTGATGTAAATTTTTTGGTAGTGATTGGTTTGTCAAGTCTCATAAATGTAATCCCTACACATTTACACTGCAGCAACCATCAAAATAAATCGCAAAATTCAAGGATCGACAAAGCTGGATGTGAAGGGTGCCATTGTCAGCTGGTTAAGACATGCAAAAGAGCGGAGGACAAAGGGAAGACAGGCATCCACGCAGATAACAAGCGAGTCCCTCACTGACAGGTATGGCTGATGCATCTACTaagggtcattccagctcaagtGTCCTAATTGCATGGCTTCATCATCGCCAATTTCAATTACGGAAATTACGCTGCCTATTTCATGCATGTCActttttcccttcttttcgGGAACCATTTACAAGGGCTGAGAGGTGCCTTTGAAGTACACCACTAAAGCTGGGTGCTACGAGATGCAAGAGAACTGTTAAGgcacttttttttctggtttaGTAGGACCACTATACTGCATTTAAGAAGTTCCACTCTTCTGTCTTCAGtagttgattttttttattaaccCAAATGCTGCTATCTCACCAGAAATGCGTAATATTGCTGAGGAGGAAGTGGCATTGGTGGAGGAGTTAGAGCATTGAAGCTTCTGCAGAACTATGACTGCGTGCCCCAACAGTGTGAAAGACACCCATGTGATATTACGCATTGCTATGACACATGGCTATAGTGCTTCGGCAATTTCAGCACTCAAACTCACTCACCAGTGCCACTAAATCAGAAAAATGCACTTTCACAGTCCCCTTGTACATCGTAGATCTACGAAAAAAATGTCGAACTGTGCACAGTTTTCGCATGCCAAACACTACAACCTGGTACTGTCTggtgaaatatatatatatatatatatatatatatatacggagGTTGTGTCCAGAAAAAGTCATAGGAGCATTGAAGTTTAGTTGCACATTTGTCAGCGACGAAAAGCAGTCAGCCGCAAAACAGTACCTGAGGGGGTATACCACTCTCCACCTGACAGAGTAGCTGCacaaaaggagga
This genomic window from Ornithodoros turicata isolate Travis unplaced genomic scaffold, ASM3712646v1 Chromosome215, whole genome shotgun sequence contains:
- the LOC135373170 gene encoding uncharacterized protein LOC135373170 gives rise to the protein MINSMVYHHAVDLDHICFPIDVRTLSVLVSQVQELSELGGKDVNAAVRAILNYLMTDEVAEKYNWEGRGQKSSFSKLNLLGLIHSTIKINRKIQGSTKLDVKGAIVSWLRHAKERRTKGRQASTQITSESLTDSEMSD